The following proteins are encoded in a genomic region of Musa acuminata AAA Group cultivar baxijiao chromosome BXJ2-11, Cavendish_Baxijiao_AAA, whole genome shotgun sequence:
- the LOC103970214 gene encoding auxin-responsive protein IAA10 isoform X2: MVFGGGAAGDYSSGSMATPEAAVAEEDYVGISEVSSSSYPGSAGVGGGMDEEEELELGLSLGTKKAIGGGATPWADYCRILTAEDLPSMGSRASPLSSSSSVSSSSSPIAGGERCNGRVAKKTSSNPPSQMVVGWPPIRAYRMNSLVNQSKENTSAHATITSAHKKASQNIKNNKTGERICCKEIEKKGRSSVNSLFVKVNLDGDPIGRKVDLSSYPSYETLALALEAMFLRQTLVLSSSIYDGPRTSKLLDGSSGFIITYEDRDGDWMLVGDVPWGMFLSTVKRLRIMKTSDASGLGKWVCQSHVHPSCSPGVFRMIPHSEGLL; this comes from the exons ATGGTTTTCGGCGGAGGCGCCGCCGGGGATTACTCATCGGGGTCGATGGCGACGCCggaggcggcggtggcggaggaggaCTACGTGGGGATATCCGAGGTAAGCTCCTCTTCTTACCCCGGTTCGGCGGGCGTTGGAGGTGGaatggacgaggaggaggaactGGAACTCGGTCTGAGCCTGGGGACAAAGAAGGCCATCGGCGGCGGCGCAACGCCGTGGGCCGATTACTGCCGAATATTGACGGCGGAAGACTTGCCGTCGATGGGGTCGCGTGCTTCGCCCTTATCTTCTTCGTCGTCTGTTTCATCCTCGTCCTCACCTATCGCGGGCGGGGAGAGGTGCAACGGCCGTGTGGCTAAGAAGACCTCCAGTAACCCACCGAG TCAAATGGTGGTAGGATGGCCACCGATAAGAGCATACAGGATGAACAGTTTAGTCAACCAATCCAAAGAAAACACATCCGCGCATGCTACCATCACGTCAGCCCACAAGAAGGCATCTCAAAACATCAAGAACAACAAAACTGGGGAGAGAATTTGCTGCAAGGAAattgaaaagaaaggaagatcctCTGTGAATTCCCTCTTTGTTAAGGTGAATTTGGATGGAGATCCTATTGGGAGGAAGGTGGATCTCAGTTCCTATCCCTCCTATGAAACCCTTGCGCTAGCACTTGAGGCCATGTTCCTCAGACAAACATTAGTCCTCAGTAGCTCCATTT ATGATGGCCCAAGGACCTCAAAATTGCTGGATGGCTCATCTGGATTCATAATCACATATGAAGACAGGGATGGCGACTGGATGTTAGTTGGTGATGTTCCGTGGGG AATGTTCCTTAGCACTGTCAAGAGGCTTAGAATCATGAAGACCTCTGATGCTAGTGGGCTTG GCAAATGGGTCTGCCAGAGTCATGTTCACCCATCTTGTTCTCCCGGAGTCTTTCGTATGATACCTCACTCTGAAGGGTTACTTTAA
- the LOC135627237 gene encoding probable pectate lyase 8, whose translation MAVRSLRCSSLLVLGLWVLLPGAMGWSGGETVSVSSAAGKEVVVGAVDDPELVASEVHMMIKNSTARRALGYLSCSTGNPIDDCWRCDPEWHRNRKRLADCGIGFGRNAIGGREGRFYVVTDSGDDDPVNPRPGTLRYAVIQEEPLWIVFKRSMVITLEQELIMNSFKTIDGRGAEVHIANGACITIQFVTNIIIHGLHIHDCKPTGNAMVRSSPSHYGWRTIADGDGVSIFGASHIWVDHNSLSNCADGLIDAIIGSTAITISNNYFTNHNEVILLGHSDSYVRDKAMQVTIAYNHFGEGLIQRMPRCRHGYFHVVNNDYTHWEMYAIGGSADPTINSQGNRYLAPTNPFAKEVTKRVDTDSSVWKSWNWRSDGDLLLNGAYFTTSGGGSSGSYAKASSLGAKSSSMVGSITSDAGALRCRKGSQC comes from the exons ATGGCGGTACGATCTCTGAGGTGTTCCAGTTTGCTGGTACTAGGGCTTTGGGTTCTCCTACCTGGAGCCATGGGGTGGTCTGGAGGCGAAACCGTCTCTGTCTCGAG TGCTGCTGGGAAGGAAGTGGTGGTGGGCGCGGTGGACGATCCGGAACTGGTCGCGTCTGAGGTACACAT GATGATCAAAAACAGCACCGCTCGCCGGGCCCTCGGGTACTTGTCCTGCTCGACAGGGAACCCCATCGACGACTGCTGGCGGTGCGACCCCGAATGGCACCGCAACCGCAAGCGCCTGGCAGACTGCGGCATCGGCTTCGGCCGCAACGCCATCGGCGGCCGAGAAGGCCGCTTCTACGTCGTGACGGACTCCGGCGACGACGACCCCGTGAACCCGCGCCCGGGCACCCTCCGGTACGCGGTCATCCAGGAGGAGCCCCTCTGGATCGTGTTCAAACGCAGCATGGTCATCACCCTCGAGCAGGAGCTCATCATGAACAGCTTCAAGACCATCGACGGGCGCGGCGCCGAAGTCCACATTGCCAACGGCGCCTGCATCACCATCCAGTTCGTCACCAACATCATCATCCATGGACTCCACATCCACGACTGCAAGCCCACGGGGAACGCCATGGTCCGCAGCTCCCCTTCCCACTACGGCTGGAGGACGATAGCCGACGGGGACGGAGTGTCCATCTTCGGAGCAAGTCATATCTGGGTCGACCACAACTCTCTCTCCAACTGCGCTGATGGCCTTATCGACGCCATTATAGGATCCACTGCCATCACCATCTCCAACAATTACTTCACCAACCACAATGAG GTGATTCTTTTGGGCCACAGTGATTCTTACGTTAGGGACAAGGCCATGCAAGTCACCATCGCCTACAACCACTTCGGCGAAGGTCTCATTCAAAGAATGCCTAG GTGCAGACATGGCTACTTCCACGTCGTGAACAATGACTACACCCACTGGGAGATGTACGCCATTGGCGGAAGCGCCGACCCGACCATCAACAGTCAAGGAAACAGATACCTCGCTCCTACCAACCCCTTTGCCAAGGAG GTAACCAAGAGAGTGGATACGGATTCGAGCGTGTGGAAGAGTTGGAATTGGAGATCAGACGGCGACCTTCTGCTGAACGGCGCCTACTTCACCACCTCCGGAGGTGGATCCTCCGGAAGTTACGCGAAGGCCTCCAGCCTCGGAGCCAAGTCCTCGTCCATGGTTGGCTCCATCACATCTGATGCAGGCGCCCTACGCTGCCGCAAGGGTTCCCAATGCTGA
- the LOC103970214 gene encoding auxin-responsive protein IAA12 isoform X1 yields the protein MVFGGGAAGDYSSGSMATPEAAVAEEDYVGISEVSSSSYPGSAGVGGGMDEEEELELGLSLGTKKAIGGGATPWADYCRILTAEDLPSMGSRASPLSSSSSVSSSSSPIAGGERCNGRVAKKTSSNPPSQMVVGWPPIRAYRMNSLVNQSKENTSAHATITSAHKKASQNIKNNKTGERICCKEIEKKGRSSVNSLFVKVNLDGDPIGRKVDLSSYPSYETLALALEAMFLRQTLVLSSSIYDGPRTSKLLDGSSGFIITYEDRDGDWMLVGDVPWGMFLSTVKRLRIMKTSDASGLAPRFHSWPNIGPC from the exons ATGGTTTTCGGCGGAGGCGCCGCCGGGGATTACTCATCGGGGTCGATGGCGACGCCggaggcggcggtggcggaggaggaCTACGTGGGGATATCCGAGGTAAGCTCCTCTTCTTACCCCGGTTCGGCGGGCGTTGGAGGTGGaatggacgaggaggaggaactGGAACTCGGTCTGAGCCTGGGGACAAAGAAGGCCATCGGCGGCGGCGCAACGCCGTGGGCCGATTACTGCCGAATATTGACGGCGGAAGACTTGCCGTCGATGGGGTCGCGTGCTTCGCCCTTATCTTCTTCGTCGTCTGTTTCATCCTCGTCCTCACCTATCGCGGGCGGGGAGAGGTGCAACGGCCGTGTGGCTAAGAAGACCTCCAGTAACCCACCGAG TCAAATGGTGGTAGGATGGCCACCGATAAGAGCATACAGGATGAACAGTTTAGTCAACCAATCCAAAGAAAACACATCCGCGCATGCTACCATCACGTCAGCCCACAAGAAGGCATCTCAAAACATCAAGAACAACAAAACTGGGGAGAGAATTTGCTGCAAGGAAattgaaaagaaaggaagatcctCTGTGAATTCCCTCTTTGTTAAGGTGAATTTGGATGGAGATCCTATTGGGAGGAAGGTGGATCTCAGTTCCTATCCCTCCTATGAAACCCTTGCGCTAGCACTTGAGGCCATGTTCCTCAGACAAACATTAGTCCTCAGTAGCTCCATTT ATGATGGCCCAAGGACCTCAAAATTGCTGGATGGCTCATCTGGATTCATAATCACATATGAAGACAGGGATGGCGACTGGATGTTAGTTGGTGATGTTCCGTGGGG AATGTTCCTTAGCACTGTCAAGAGGCTTAGAATCATGAAGACCTCTGATGCTAGTGGGCTTG CACCAAGATTCCATTCCTGGCCCAATATTGGTCCTTGCTAG